A genomic stretch from Schaalia odontolytica includes:
- a CDS encoding cation-translocating P-type ATPase, with the protein MSAENPSVDEHGLNGADVAERVARGAVNRVKDRTSRSVTSIIRENVLTLFNAIIVAASVIVLLFGDLRDGIFGGVMIINAVIGIVSELRAKRTLDSLAIVDAPQATVLRDGTLTVVPARDVVLDDVIELTLGDQVSVDGTVLSSVGLEIDESLLTGESRPVKKKQGDQLLAGTSVVAGSGRMVATAVGERVYAQGLSEQARAFTRTVSEIQMSINRVLQVVSVMLLPIVVLTFYSQNRVAGGHGGDWREALVLSVASVIGMIPQGLVLLTSMNFAIGSATLARRGVLVQELPAVEVLARVDCLCLDKTGTLTTGGIRVRSVETVSGDETTVLRALASAASDRTNATAEAIWGHLGDRERAEAAQRIEWSVPFSSARKWSAWGAGSESWILGAPEFVIDETLVENADVLAKVGLAAADGSRVVALVHADEAVVDDELPAKRAVAALVVLEEDLRPDAADTLDYFRSQGVHVRVISGDNPTTVGALAAQAGLTAPDGSPARLMDARDLPEDLTSQAFVDAIENHDVFGRVTPEQKRAMVGALQARDHCVAMTGDGVNDALALKDADLGIAMGNGTQATKAVAQIVLVDSKFSVLPGVLLEGRRIIANMERVSSLFLAKTTYAAVLVIVTALVGWRYPFLPRQFSYIDSLTIGIPAFFLALWPNPRRYVPGFLKRTLSLAMPTGIILSAAALTAFGIVDGPPQARESTAAILSLMLGAIWLLVITARPLSTWKWVLLVCVTSATVGGVLIPPVRRFFSMVAPSGYEWLVILGVGACAAILIEVAQRIFYASQFVRSLEG; encoded by the coding sequence GTGAGCGCTGAGAACCCCAGTGTCGACGAGCACGGCCTGAACGGTGCCGATGTCGCTGAGCGCGTGGCGCGCGGCGCGGTCAACCGCGTGAAGGATCGCACGTCGCGATCAGTGACGTCTATTATCCGAGAGAACGTGCTGACGCTGTTCAACGCGATCATCGTCGCGGCGTCGGTCATTGTGCTGCTTTTTGGCGATCTGCGCGACGGCATCTTCGGTGGCGTCATGATCATCAACGCGGTCATTGGCATCGTGTCCGAGCTGCGAGCCAAGCGCACTCTCGATTCGCTTGCGATCGTCGATGCCCCGCAGGCGACCGTTTTACGCGACGGCACTCTTACGGTGGTGCCCGCGCGCGACGTGGTCCTCGATGACGTGATCGAGCTGACTCTCGGCGATCAGGTGAGCGTCGACGGTACGGTCCTGTCCTCGGTGGGCCTGGAGATCGACGAATCGCTGCTGACCGGCGAGTCTCGCCCCGTCAAGAAGAAACAAGGGGATCAGCTTCTTGCGGGAACGAGCGTCGTCGCGGGTTCGGGCCGCATGGTCGCGACTGCGGTCGGTGAGCGCGTCTACGCGCAGGGCCTGTCCGAGCAGGCTCGTGCCTTCACGCGCACCGTTTCCGAGATTCAGATGTCGATCAATCGGGTGCTGCAGGTCGTATCCGTCATGCTGCTTCCCATCGTGGTTCTTACGTTCTACTCGCAGAACCGCGTCGCTGGGGGGCACGGGGGAGACTGGCGCGAGGCTCTCGTGCTCTCGGTCGCCTCCGTCATCGGCATGATCCCGCAGGGGCTCGTGCTGCTGACCTCGATGAACTTCGCCATCGGTTCGGCGACGCTTGCCCGCCGCGGCGTGCTCGTCCAGGAGCTTCCCGCCGTGGAGGTGCTCGCGCGTGTCGACTGCCTGTGCCTGGACAAGACGGGAACCCTCACGACCGGTGGCATCCGAGTGCGCAGTGTTGAGACTGTCTCGGGTGACGAAACCACGGTGTTGCGTGCCCTCGCGAGCGCCGCGAGCGACCGCACGAATGCGACCGCCGAAGCGATCTGGGGGCACCTGGGGGACCGTGAGCGCGCCGAAGCGGCACAGCGCATCGAGTGGTCCGTGCCCTTCTCCTCGGCGCGCAAGTGGAGCGCCTGGGGGGCGGGGAGCGAATCATGGATTCTGGGCGCACCGGAGTTCGTGATCGACGAGACGCTCGTTGAGAACGCGGATGTCCTGGCCAAGGTGGGACTCGCCGCGGCGGATGGTTCGCGCGTCGTCGCCCTCGTTCACGCCGACGAGGCCGTGGTGGACGATGAGCTGCCCGCGAAGCGCGCGGTGGCTGCCCTCGTTGTCCTTGAGGAGGACTTGCGCCCCGACGCAGCCGATACTCTCGACTACTTCCGTTCGCAGGGCGTGCACGTTCGCGTCATTTCGGGGGACAACCCGACGACGGTCGGCGCGCTCGCCGCGCAGGCCGGCTTGACCGCGCCGGACGGCTCGCCCGCCCGCCTGATGGATGCCCGTGACCTGCCCGAGGACCTGACCTCGCAGGCATTTGTCGATGCCATCGAGAACCACGACGTGTTCGGCCGCGTAACCCCCGAGCAGAAGCGTGCCATGGTCGGCGCGCTCCAGGCCCGCGATCATTGCGTGGCCATGACCGGTGACGGTGTGAACGACGCTCTCGCGTTGAAGGACGCCGACCTGGGGATCGCGATGGGCAATGGCACGCAGGCCACGAAGGCTGTCGCGCAGATCGTCCTCGTGGACTCCAAGTTCTCCGTCCTTCCCGGTGTCCTGTTGGAGGGCCGGCGCATCATTGCGAACATGGAGCGCGTCTCCTCGCTGTTCCTGGCAAAGACCACCTACGCTGCCGTCCTCGTCATCGTGACGGCGCTGGTCGGCTGGCGTTACCCGTTCCTGCCGCGCCAGTTCAGCTACATCGACTCGCTGACGATCGGCATCCCGGCGTTCTTCCTGGCGCTGTGGCCGAACCCTCGCCGCTACGTGCCCGGCTTCCTCAAGCGAACGTTGTCGCTTGCGATGCCCACGGGCATCATCCTGTCGGCCGCGGCGCTCACCGCCTTCGGCATCGTTGACGGGCCCCCTCAGGCACGCGAGTCCACGGCGGCGATCCTGTCCCTCATGCTGGGGGCGATCTGGCTGCTCGTCATCACGGCGCGCCCCCTGTCCACGTGGAAGTGGGTATTGCTCGTCTGCGTGACGAGCGCGACCGTCGGGGGAGTGCTCATCCCGCCCGTGCGCCGCTTCTTTTCTATGGTTGCGCCTTCCGGATACGAGTGGCTCGTCATCCTCGGCGTTGGTGCCTGCGCAGCGATCCTCATCGAGGTCGCACAGCGCATCTTCTACGCGAGCCAATTCGTCCGCTCGCTGGAGGGCTGA
- a CDS encoding TerC/Alx family metal homeostasis membrane protein: protein MVVHAWAWGVLALVAVALVALDFLGHARNPHPPTATEAARWTLFYVGLAALFGVGIWLTNGWLYAQEFYAGWAMEWSLSVDNLFVFIMILKAFRVPRENQQKALLFGIVIALLLRLVFILMGSALVARFSWVFFIFGVWLLWTAFSQVKETATGSADDEEYEENAFIRVLRRVLPVSDGFVGSRMLYRHGGRTYMTPMFVVVLALGSADLMFAFDSIPAIFGITSQAFLVFACNVFALMGLRQLFFLVDALLGKLVYLGYGLGVILSFIGVKLILEALHANTLPFINGGRGFEWAPEISVSVSLGVIVVTLVVTVVTSLVRSAMDEEGARER, encoded by the coding sequence ATGGTTGTTCACGCGTGGGCGTGGGGTGTCCTGGCGCTTGTCGCCGTCGCCCTGGTCGCGCTCGATTTTCTGGGGCATGCCCGTAATCCTCACCCGCCGACGGCCACGGAGGCCGCCCGCTGGACGCTTTTCTACGTCGGCCTTGCGGCTCTGTTCGGGGTTGGCATCTGGCTGACGAATGGGTGGCTCTATGCTCAGGAGTTCTACGCGGGCTGGGCGATGGAGTGGTCGCTATCCGTCGACAACCTCTTCGTGTTCATCATGATCCTCAAGGCGTTCCGGGTCCCGCGCGAGAACCAACAGAAAGCGCTGCTCTTCGGTATCGTCATAGCGCTGCTTCTTCGCCTGGTGTTCATCCTCATGGGTTCCGCGTTGGTCGCACGCTTCTCGTGGGTCTTTTTCATCTTTGGTGTCTGGCTCCTGTGGACGGCATTCTCTCAGGTGAAGGAAACCGCCACGGGTAGCGCAGACGACGAAGAGTACGAAGAGAACGCCTTCATTCGCGTTCTCCGCCGAGTTCTCCCGGTCTCCGACGGCTTTGTCGGCAGCCGCATGCTCTACCGCCACGGCGGGCGCACCTACATGACGCCGATGTTCGTGGTCGTGTTGGCCCTCGGCTCCGCAGACCTCATGTTCGCCTTCGATTCGATCCCCGCGATCTTCGGGATCACCTCGCAGGCGTTCCTCGTGTTTGCATGCAACGTTTTTGCACTCATGGGTCTGCGCCAGCTCTTTTTCCTGGTGGATGCCTTGCTCGGCAAGCTCGTCTACCTGGGCTACGGCCTCGGCGTGATCCTGAGCTTTATCGGCGTGAAGCTCATTCTTGAGGCCCTCCACGCCAACACGCTACCGTTTATCAACGGCGGACGTGGCTTTGAGTGGGCTCCAGAAATTTCCGTCTCGGTATCGCTGGGGGTTATCGTCGTGACCCTCGTGGTTACCGTTGTCACCTCGCTGGTTCGCAGCGCAATGGACGAGGAGGGCGCCCGTGAGCGCTGA
- a CDS encoding YciI family protein: MAFYAVEYVYNPSMTETMDEVRPTHRAFLSGLLEQGINIASGPLVGEIPGALILINAESEADVERILNEDPFYVAEVIQARLIREWNPVIRAF, encoded by the coding sequence ATGGCATTCTACGCAGTCGAATACGTCTACAACCCCTCGATGACCGAGACGATGGACGAGGTACGCCCAACGCACCGCGCGTTCCTCTCCGGCCTGCTCGAACAGGGGATCAACATCGCCTCCGGCCCCCTCGTTGGCGAGATCCCCGGCGCGCTGATCCTCATCAACGCCGAGAGCGAAGCCGACGTCGAGCGGATCCTCAACGAGGATCCCTTCTACGTCGCCGAGGTCATCCAGGCGCGTCTCATTCGCGAGTGGAACCCCGTCATCCGGGCGTTCTGA